In one Chryseobacterium camelliae genomic region, the following are encoded:
- a CDS encoding RNA polymerase sigma factor, with translation MASKEKEFAQLIKDNQGLIIKVSRLYTNSLEDEEDLFQEIVLQLWRSYGSFKGNSKISTWMYRVALNTAITLFRKKSKSPLTNELDINHKDFVEDDDEKQQQISLLYTVIKTLPNIERAIVMMYLDDLPYKDIAENLGITEVNARVKMNRLKKTLKEKMEKHA, from the coding sequence TTGGCTTCAAAAGAAAAAGAATTTGCGCAGCTTATTAAAGATAATCAGGGATTGATTATCAAGGTTTCGCGTCTTTATACCAATTCTTTGGAAGATGAAGAAGATCTTTTCCAGGAAATTGTCTTACAACTTTGGAGAAGCTACGGTTCTTTTAAAGGGAATTCCAAAATTTCTACCTGGATGTATCGTGTCGCTTTAAATACCGCTATTACCCTTTTCAGAAAAAAAAGTAAAAGCCCGCTTACCAATGAGCTGGATATTAATCACAAAGATTTTGTAGAAGATGATGATGAAAAGCAACAGCAGATCTCTCTTTTATATACTGTGATTAAGACCCTTCCCAATATAGAGAGAGCCATCGTAATGATGTATCTGGATGATTTGCCTTACAAGGATATTGCAGAAAACCTCGGGATTACCGAAGTAAATGCGCGTGTGAAAATGAACAGATTAAAGAAAACCCTTAAAGAAAAGATGGAAAAACATGCCTGA
- a CDS encoding beta-carotene 15,15'-monooxygenase — protein MPEFDLDNFKKTWQEQPVQKKYDNTEILQMLNRKSRNYVKYIFWISVVELLFFFGIGLFYLLQNEESNGFLKLLERLGAQKTPEIIASFDTIYFAIKILSLLVTAYFVFKFYQNYRKIKIEENLKGLIIRIIKFKTTVNAFIFISIAILIAFIITFTAFIFYALNSQNIEPKSSDLVVVIMVIILSTVLCVLLIWLYYKLVYGIIIRKLDKNLKQLKDIDSQEI, from the coding sequence ATGCCTGAATTTGATTTAGATAACTTTAAGAAAACATGGCAAGAACAGCCTGTTCAGAAAAAATATGACAACACTGAGATTCTTCAGATGCTGAATAGAAAGTCACGTAACTATGTTAAATATATCTTTTGGATCAGCGTTGTTGAATTGTTATTCTTTTTCGGTATCGGTTTATTTTATCTCTTACAGAATGAAGAATCTAATGGTTTTTTAAAACTTTTAGAAAGATTAGGTGCGCAAAAAACCCCGGAAATTATTGCCAGTTTTGATACGATTTATTTTGCAATAAAGATTTTAAGCTTGCTTGTTACCGCCTATTTTGTTTTTAAATTCTATCAAAATTACCGTAAAATAAAAATCGAGGAAAATTTAAAAGGACTTATTATCCGTATTATTAAATTTAAAACCACTGTAAATGCTTTCATATTTATAAGTATTGCCATATTAATAGCATTTATCATCACATTCACAGCTTTTATTTTCTATGCGCTGAATTCTCAAAATATAGAACCTAAGAGCTCAGACCTTGTAGTGGTAATTATGGTGATTATTCTCAGTACGGTTTTATGCGTATTGCTTATCTGGCTTTATTACAAGCTTGTTTACGGAATCATCATCAGAAAACTAGATAAAAACTTAAAGCAACTGAAAGATATAGATTCTCAGGAAATTTAG
- a CDS encoding AMP-binding protein translates to MPLSYVHGASDIPLLGQTIGANLKNTVEKFPNQEALICTHQNYRATYQEFYNQTTAVAKALIFLGAKAGDRIGIWSTNRYEWVLLQYATARIGVILVNINPAYRTSELIFVINQSEISHIFSSLAFKSSDYKNMIADAREFCMTLKSEIFFDDNWEAFVNNGQEISDDILHSFEEHVQFDDPVNIQYTSGTTGFPKGVTLSHHNILNNGYFIGIRLKYTEKDRVCIPVPFYHCFGMVIGNICCTSHGACMVIPNDSFDPEITLKVVSEEKCTSLYGVPTMFIAELAVKDFDTFDFSSLRTGVMAGSVCPPEIMKKVENLMNIKEMSICYGMTETSPVSTQTLIGTPFEKQVNTVGTVQDHLEIKIVDENGKTLKRGEHGELCTRGYSVMLKYWNDPENTRKVLDDSRWMHTGDMAVMDEEGYITISGRIKDLIIRGGENISPKEIEDFLYTYPNILDVQIIGVPSEKFGEEVMAWVKVRKGYNVTEEELLNYCKGGIAHYKVPKYWKFVEEFPMTISGKIRKVEMREVSIKELGLENLTE, encoded by the coding sequence ATGCCTTTATCTTACGTTCATGGAGCTTCTGACATTCCGTTGCTGGGACAAACCATCGGAGCCAATCTGAAAAACACTGTAGAAAAATTTCCCAATCAGGAAGCCTTAATTTGTACCCATCAAAATTATCGCGCCACTTATCAGGAATTTTATAACCAAACCACCGCCGTTGCGAAAGCCCTTATCTTTCTCGGAGCAAAAGCAGGCGACCGTATCGGAATCTGGTCTACCAACCGCTACGAGTGGGTTCTTTTGCAATATGCCACAGCAAGAATTGGCGTTATTTTAGTCAACATCAACCCGGCGTACAGAACCAGTGAACTGATCTTTGTGATCAATCAGTCCGAAATATCACATATTTTCTCTTCGCTGGCTTTTAAATCAAGTGATTATAAAAATATGATTGCCGATGCAAGAGAATTTTGTATGACCTTAAAATCTGAAATTTTCTTTGATGACAACTGGGAAGCTTTTGTAAATAACGGGCAGGAAATTTCCGATGACATTCTACATAGTTTTGAAGAGCATGTACAATTTGATGATCCTGTGAATATTCAGTACACATCAGGAACAACAGGTTTTCCCAAAGGCGTAACACTTTCTCACCATAATATTTTAAATAACGGGTATTTTATCGGAATACGCTTAAAATATACCGAAAAAGACAGGGTTTGCATTCCGGTTCCTTTTTACCATTGCTTTGGAATGGTGATCGGAAATATCTGCTGTACGTCTCACGGTGCTTGTATGGTTATTCCCAACGACAGCTTTGATCCTGAAATCACCCTAAAAGTCGTTTCCGAAGAAAAATGCACTTCATTATACGGAGTTCCCACTATGTTTATCGCCGAATTGGCTGTAAAAGACTTTGATACTTTCGATTTTTCAAGTTTGAGAACCGGAGTTATGGCAGGCTCTGTCTGTCCGCCTGAAATCATGAAAAAAGTAGAAAACTTAATGAACATTAAAGAAATGAGTATCTGCTATGGAATGACGGAAACTTCGCCTGTTTCTACTCAGACCTTAATCGGGACTCCTTTTGAAAAACAAGTCAATACCGTAGGAACCGTTCAGGATCATTTAGAAATAAAAATTGTTGACGAAAACGGAAAAACACTCAAGCGTGGCGAACATGGTGAATTGTGTACAAGAGGATATTCCGTCATGCTTAAATATTGGAATGACCCCGAGAACACCAGAAAAGTTCTCGATGATTCCCGTTGGATGCACACCGGAGATATGGCCGTAATGGATGAAGAAGGCTATATTACGATTTCCGGAAGAATTAAAGATCTGATTATTCGTGGCGGAGAAAACATTTCCCCAAAAGAAATTGAAGATTTTTTATATACTTATCCTAATATTTTAGATGTTCAGATCATCGGTGTTCCGAGTGAAAAATTCGGGGAGGAAGTAATGGCCTGGGTAAAAGTGAGAAAGGGATATAATGTAACCGAAGAAGAGCTTTTAAATTATTGCAAAGGAGGAATTGCACATTATAAAGTGCCTAAATACTGGAAGTTCGTCGAAGAATTCCCAATGACCATTTCAGGAAAAATAAGAAAAGTAGAAATGAGAGAAGTTTCCATAAAAGAGCTGGGCTTAGAAAATCTGACTGAATAA
- the rpoN gene encoding RNA polymerase factor sigma-54, whose translation MLKQHLQLKLGQKLAPQQIQLMKLIQLHTLEFEEELERELEENPALEIAKEESKEDEYSSLEDSYENEGTESIETDFDVNEYLYDDEPSYKTASSNYSPDDEEFDNESLLTEGQSLYDYLMEQIHLVNITDEDVRIAEYIIGNLDTDGYLRREIKSIVDDLAFSQGIYTTKEKVEDILENYIQKLDPSGVGARNLQECLLLQIEKKVSSDKAVSLAANILRHQFDALTNKHYNKIIQKYDIEEDDLKDALDEISKLSPKVGGNFDTQTITINQEIIPDFVIQVKDGQVIPMLNSKNAPTLRVSEEYKDILSTYSHDKNSAEHKQAALFIKQKLDAAKWYIDAINQRQNTLLQTITAIVKFQKDYFITGDEKSLKPMILKDIADITGFDISTISRVVKSKYADTPNGIVYLKDLFSDSLTNDDGEEVSTKEIKTHLQEVIDKENKRKPLTDDALVVILKEQGYNIARRTIAKYREQLNIPVARLRKEL comes from the coding sequence ATGCTTAAACAACACTTACAACTCAAATTAGGACAGAAGCTGGCGCCTCAGCAAATCCAGTTGATGAAGTTGATACAGCTTCATACATTGGAATTTGAAGAGGAATTAGAGAGAGAGCTAGAGGAGAACCCGGCGTTGGAAATAGCAAAAGAAGAGTCTAAAGAAGATGAGTATTCTTCTCTGGAAGATTCTTACGAGAATGAAGGAACGGAAAGCATTGAAACAGATTTTGATGTGAATGAGTATCTTTATGATGATGAGCCTAGCTATAAAACGGCATCCAGTAACTATTCTCCCGATGATGAAGAGTTTGATAACGAAAGTCTTTTAACGGAAGGTCAGTCTTTATATGATTACTTAATGGAACAAATTCATCTTGTGAATATTACGGATGAAGATGTGAGAATTGCAGAATATATTATCGGAAATCTGGATACAGATGGTTATTTAAGAAGAGAAATTAAATCAATTGTAGACGATTTGGCTTTCTCTCAGGGGATTTATACAACGAAAGAAAAGGTAGAGGATATTCTTGAAAATTATATTCAGAAGCTTGATCCGTCTGGTGTGGGAGCAAGAAACCTGCAGGAATGTCTTCTTTTGCAGATCGAGAAGAAAGTAAGCTCTGATAAAGCGGTTTCTTTGGCTGCAAATATTTTAAGACATCAGTTCGATGCGCTTACGAATAAACATTATAATAAGATTATTCAGAAGTATGATATTGAGGAAGATGATCTGAAGGATGCGTTGGATGAAATATCAAAATTGTCGCCCAAAGTAGGAGGGAACTTTGATACACAAACGATTACCATCAATCAGGAGATTATTCCGGATTTTGTCATTCAGGTAAAAGACGGGCAGGTAATTCCGATGTTGAACAGTAAAAATGCACCTACTTTAAGGGTTTCTGAAGAATATAAAGATATTTTATCTACCTATTCTCATGATAAAAACTCTGCAGAGCATAAGCAGGCTGCTTTGTTTATCAAGCAAAAACTGGATGCGGCGAAATGGTATATTGATGCCATTAACCAGCGTCAGAATACCTTGTTGCAGACCATTACTGCCATTGTGAAATTTCAGAAAGATTACTTCATTACAGGTGACGAGAAATCATTAAAACCAATGATTTTGAAAGATATTGCAGATATTACCGGATTTGACATCTCTACCATTTCCAGAGTGGTTAAAAGTAAATATGCGGATACGCCAAACGGAATCGTTTATCTTAAAGATTTGTTTTCTGATAGTTTAACGAATGATGACGGGGAGGAGGTTTCTACCAAAGAAATTAAAACGCATCTGCAGGAAGTGATTGATAAGGAAAATAAAAGAAAACCATTAACGGATGATGCTTTAGTGGTCATTTTAAAAGAACAGGGTTATAATATTGCAAGAAGAACGATCGCAAAATATCGTGAACAGCTGAATATTCCTGTAGCAAGATTAAGAAAAGAACTTTAA
- the asnS gene encoding asparagine--tRNA ligase, translating into MKKQTIKEILQDYKKVLHHDITVYGWVRAFRSNRFIALNDGSTINNLQIVVDFENFDEEVINKISTAASLKVVGEVVESQGAGQTVEIIAKKIIVLGDNFTEERDKTILQPKKHSLEVLREQAHLRFRTNLFGAVFRVRHAVSFAVHSFFNQNQFFYINTPVITGADAEGAGEMFGVTNFDLNNIPRDEQGDIDFSQDFFGKKTNLTVSGQLEGETAAMGLGRIYTFGPTFRAENSNTARHLAEFWMIEPEVAFNNLEDNIDLAEDFLKYVIQYVLDNCKDDLDFLDKRFAEEQKSKPEKDRAKEGLIEKLQNVIAKRFKRVSYTEAIEILMNSKENKKGKFQYPVESWGTDLQSEHERYLVEKHFESPVVLFDYPKEIKAFYMKLNDDNKTVAAMDVLFPGIGEIIGGSEREARLDVLKQKMADMHVDEHELWWYLDTRKFGSVPHAGFGLGLERLVLFVTGMTNIRDVIPFPRTPKNAEF; encoded by the coding sequence ATGAAAAAGCAGACCATTAAGGAAATCCTACAGGATTACAAGAAAGTATTACATCATGACATTACGGTTTACGGTTGGGTAAGAGCGTTCCGTTCAAATCGCTTTATAGCGCTTAATGATGGTTCTACGATCAATAATTTGCAGATTGTTGTTGATTTCGAAAATTTCGACGAAGAAGTTATTAACAAAATCAGTACGGCTGCATCTTTGAAAGTGGTTGGAGAAGTAGTGGAAAGTCAGGGAGCTGGGCAAACTGTAGAGATTATCGCTAAAAAGATTATTGTTTTAGGAGATAACTTTACTGAAGAAAGAGATAAAACGATTCTTCAGCCTAAAAAACATTCATTAGAAGTTTTAAGAGAACAGGCGCATTTAAGATTCAGAACGAATTTGTTCGGAGCGGTTTTCAGAGTACGTCACGCAGTAAGTTTTGCGGTACATTCATTCTTTAACCAAAACCAGTTCTTTTACATCAATACGCCGGTTATTACTGGAGCTGATGCAGAAGGAGCGGGAGAAATGTTTGGCGTGACCAACTTTGATTTAAACAATATTCCAAGAGATGAGCAGGGAGATATCGATTTCTCTCAGGATTTCTTTGGTAAAAAAACAAACCTAACGGTTTCAGGACAGCTTGAAGGAGAAACCGCGGCAATGGGATTGGGAAGAATTTATACTTTCGGACCTACTTTCCGTGCAGAAAATTCGAACACAGCACGTCACCTGGCAGAATTCTGGATGATTGAGCCTGAAGTTGCTTTCAACAATCTTGAAGATAACATCGACCTTGCGGAAGATTTCTTAAAGTATGTGATTCAGTACGTGCTGGATAACTGTAAAGATGATTTGGACTTCCTGGACAAGCGTTTTGCAGAAGAACAAAAATCAAAACCTGAAAAAGACAGAGCAAAAGAAGGGCTTATTGAAAAACTTCAAAATGTTATTGCCAAGCGTTTCAAACGTGTAAGCTATACGGAAGCGATTGAGATCTTAATGAACTCTAAAGAAAATAAGAAAGGAAAATTCCAGTATCCTGTTGAAAGCTGGGGAACTGATCTTCAGTCTGAACACGAAAGATATTTGGTTGAGAAACATTTCGAAAGTCCGGTAGTATTGTTTGATTATCCGAAAGAAATCAAGGCATTCTACATGAAGCTGAACGATGATAACAAGACGGTTGCGGCAATGGACGTTCTTTTCCCGGGAATCGGAGAAATTATCGGAGGTTCGGAAAGAGAAGCGAGATTGGATGTTTTGAAACAGAAAATGGCAGATATGCATGTTGATGAGCATGAGCTTTGGTGGTATTTAGACACCAGAAAATTCGGTTCTGTTCCGCATGCGGGATTCGGATTAGGGCTTGAAAGATTAGTGCTTTTCGTAACAGGAATGACCAACATCAGAGACGTAATTCCTTTCCCAAGAACACCGAAAAACGCTGAGTTTTAA
- the rimM gene encoding ribosome maturation factor RimM (Essential for efficient processing of 16S rRNA) — protein sequence MRKEDCYLLGKITRRHGLAGNVILKLDTDQPELYNKLESIFVEINGLLVPFFIAKSSWSKLDALNIAFKNSTEALVDQSLGKNVYLPLATLPKLSGKQFYYHEIIGYTIFDENDNDCGVIRSVNDQTAQVYFITNLDGKEVVIPTIKDWILEVNREERFIKMQLPEGLIDVFLVPSKKDE from the coding sequence ATGCGTAAAGAAGATTGCTATTTATTAGGAAAAATCACACGCAGACACGGACTTGCGGGAAATGTTATCCTTAAATTGGATACCGATCAACCCGAGCTTTACAATAAACTGGAATCAATATTCGTTGAAATCAACGGATTATTGGTTCCTTTTTTTATTGCAAAATCATCCTGGAGCAAACTCGATGCTCTTAATATTGCTTTCAAAAATTCTACAGAAGCATTGGTAGATCAGTCTTTGGGCAAAAATGTATATTTACCTTTGGCTACCTTACCGAAACTTTCAGGAAAGCAATTCTACTACCACGAAATCATAGGGTACACTATTTTTGATGAAAATGATAATGACTGTGGAGTCATAAGATCAGTAAATGATCAGACGGCACAAGTTTATTTCATCACAAATCTTGACGGAAAAGAAGTAGTAATTCCTACAATCAAAGACTGGATTCTTGAAGTGAACAGGGAAGAAAGATTTATTAAAATGCAGCTTCCTGAAGGTCTTATTGATGTATTTTTAGTTCCTTCTAAAAAAGACGAATAA
- a CDS encoding 30S ribosomal protein S16 — protein MSVKIRLQRHGKKGKPFFHIVVADSRARRDGRFIEKLGTYNPITNPATIDLNVDAAVKWLNNGAQPTDTARAILSYKGALYKKHLQGGVAKGAFDEAEAEKRFNAWLEAKDAKVQGKVEGLATAKADAKKAALEAEVKVNEARIAAAAQAEADAKAAEEAANAPAEEVTEATEGEAAAESTEENTEA, from the coding sequence ATGTCAGTAAAAATCAGATTACAAAGACACGGTAAAAAAGGTAAGCCTTTCTTCCACATCGTGGTTGCAGATTCTAGAGCTAGAAGAGATGGTAGATTCATCGAAAAACTAGGAACTTACAACCCAATTACTAACCCTGCAACTATCGATTTGAACGTTGATGCTGCTGTAAAGTGGTTAAACAACGGTGCTCAGCCAACTGATACTGCAAGAGCTATTCTTTCTTACAAAGGTGCACTTTACAAAAAACACTTACAAGGTGGTGTTGCTAAAGGAGCATTTGATGAGGCTGAAGCTGAAAAAAGATTCAATGCTTGGTTAGAAGCTAAGGATGCAAAAGTACAAGGTAAAGTAGAAGGTTTGGCAACTGCTAAAGCTGATGCTAAAAAAGCTGCTTTAGAAGCTGAAGTAAAAGTAAACGAAGCTAGAATTGCTGCTGCTGCACAGGCTGAAGCTGATGCTAAAGCTGCTGAAGAAGCTGCAAACGCACCTGCTGAAGAAGTTACAGAAGCTACTGAAGGAGAAGCTGCTGCTGAATCTACAGAAGAAAACACTGAAGCTTAA
- a CDS encoding nitroreductase family protein, with amino-acid sequence MNTAEVLKEIIAQRRSIFPKDYNENEISQEIIDEILYSATLAPNHKRTKPWRFKIFKGEEKAKLASEMQAIYKQTQPEHLFLEKKYNDIGFKINKADAVVSIVVNFSGMVPEWEEIAAVSMAVQNMYLTCTANGIGCYWSSPKIVDHLKDSLTIEENQKCLGLFYMGSLDK; translated from the coding sequence ATGAATACAGCAGAAGTTTTAAAAGAAATCATAGCGCAAAGAAGAAGTATCTTTCCAAAAGATTATAATGAAAATGAAATTTCCCAGGAAATTATTGATGAAATTTTATATTCGGCTACATTAGCTCCCAATCATAAGCGCACCAAACCTTGGCGTTTTAAAATATTCAAAGGGGAAGAAAAAGCAAAACTGGCTTCAGAAATGCAGGCGATCTACAAACAAACCCAACCCGAACATCTTTTTCTGGAGAAAAAATATAACGACATCGGTTTTAAAATTAATAAAGCAGATGCCGTCGTTTCTATTGTTGTTAATTTCAGCGGAATGGTTCCGGAATGGGAGGAGATTGCAGCGGTTTCTATGGCGGTTCAGAATATGTATCTCACGTGTACAGCCAACGGAATCGGTTGCTACTGGAGTTCTCCGAAAATTGTAGATCATCTGAAAGACTCCTTAACGATCGAAGAAAACCAGAAATGTCTTGGCTTGTTTTATATGGGAAGCCTGGATAAATAG
- a CDS encoding SRPBCC family protein, whose product MKTILKILGVIILLILVYAVVTVLAFGKNYHYEKSIVINAPKEKVWEQVSSMKAFNQWNPWLKLDKNIQLTYTGNAGQVGDKYCWDSQNEDAGAGCQEVKELVAYQKQRTEMIFKKPFEGQATSDIVLTPEGNSTKVTWSMDTEQDPMMKIMRPMMDYQMGKSYGEGLDNLKKLLEK is encoded by the coding sequence ATGAAAACAATCTTAAAAATTCTTGGTGTAATCATCCTTTTAATTCTGGTGTATGCTGTGGTGACAGTATTGGCTTTCGGCAAAAATTATCATTACGAAAAATCAATAGTCATTAATGCTCCTAAAGAAAAAGTGTGGGAACAGGTAAGTTCTATGAAAGCTTTTAACCAATGGAATCCATGGCTGAAATTAGATAAGAACATACAGCTTACTTATACGGGAAATGCAGGACAAGTAGGAGATAAGTATTGCTGGGATAGCCAGAATGAAGATGCGGGTGCGGGGTGTCAGGAAGTTAAAGAACTGGTTGCCTATCAAAAACAGAGAACTGAAATGATCTTTAAAAAGCCTTTTGAGGGACAAGCGACTTCGGATATTGTTTTAACTCCTGAAGGAAATTCTACGAAAGTAACCTGGAGTATGGATACCGAGCAAGATCCTATGATGAAAATAATGAGACCTATGATGGATTACCAGATGGGAAAATCTTACGGAGAAGGATTGGATAACCTGAAAAAATTGTTAGAAAAATAA
- a CDS encoding M3 family metallopeptidase: MNILTENFNTPYHSAPFNSIKNEDYLPAFKELIQQSEEEIDAIINNPEEPTFNNVIEALAYSGEQLDKVSNIFFNLNSAETSDELQQIAQEVSPILTEYSSKISQNEALFNKIKKVYDEKEKYDLNEEQQMLLNETYKGFVRSGALLNKEDKEKLKKISMDLSLKSLQFGQNVLASTNNYFKHITNKEDLAGIPDAILEQYAEEAKERNLEGWVITLQYPSYIPFMTYAENRELRKEIALANGKKSFDGGEFDNQNLIKELLTLKQQKSELLGYSNYADYVLEERMAKSPSKVIDFLNELLVKAKPYADKEIEELKSLAKADGIDEMQSYDHTFYAEKLRKAKFDLNDEELKPYFPLEQVQEAVFGLSKQLFGLTFEERNDIPKYHEDVKVYEVKEVFDSAQTDNQEPSTGYKALLYVDYFPRKGKRAGAWMTSYKNQYKKNGENSRPHISIVCNFSKPTKDTPSLLTFQEVTTLFHEFGHALHGMLANTQYPTLSGTSVKWDFVELPSQFLENFCYEPEFLKTFAKHYKTGETLPDEKIEKIEHSKNFMEGYQTLRQLGFGLLDMNYHTKVEELEHESVKEFEDKYTKATQLYPVNPETAMSPSFSHIFQGGYSAGYYSYKWAEVLDADAFQYFKENGIFNPEIAAKYKILLSSGGTKDPMELYKSFRGSEPKVESLLKRAFG, translated from the coding sequence ATGAATATTTTAACAGAAAATTTCAATACACCATATCATTCCGCACCGTTCAATTCTATTAAAAATGAAGATTATCTTCCGGCTTTTAAAGAATTAATTCAACAATCTGAAGAAGAGATCGATGCAATCATCAACAATCCTGAAGAGCCTACTTTTAATAATGTCATCGAAGCTTTGGCTTATTCCGGGGAACAGCTTGATAAGGTTTCTAATATATTCTTTAATCTAAACTCTGCTGAAACGAGTGACGAATTACAGCAAATCGCCCAGGAAGTTTCACCGATTTTAACAGAATATTCTTCAAAAATATCTCAAAATGAAGCTTTGTTCAATAAAATTAAAAAAGTGTACGATGAAAAGGAAAAGTACGATCTGAACGAAGAACAGCAAATGCTTTTGAATGAAACCTACAAAGGTTTTGTAAGAAGCGGTGCTTTATTAAATAAGGAAGACAAGGAAAAATTAAAGAAAATCAGCATGGATTTATCTTTAAAATCGCTTCAGTTCGGGCAAAACGTATTGGCTTCCACCAATAATTATTTCAAACATATTACGAATAAAGAAGATCTGGCAGGAATTCCCGATGCTATTTTGGAGCAATACGCCGAAGAAGCAAAAGAAAGAAATCTGGAAGGCTGGGTGATCACTTTACAATATCCAAGCTATATTCCGTTCATGACCTATGCGGAAAACCGCGAACTGAGAAAGGAAATCGCATTGGCCAATGGTAAAAAATCTTTTGACGGCGGTGAGTTTGACAATCAAAATTTAATCAAGGAGCTTCTTACTTTAAAACAGCAAAAATCTGAATTATTAGGATATTCCAACTATGCCGATTATGTTTTAGAAGAAAGAATGGCAAAATCTCCATCAAAAGTGATTGATTTTCTGAATGAACTTTTGGTAAAAGCAAAACCTTACGCAGACAAAGAAATTGAAGAATTAAAATCTTTGGCAAAAGCAGATGGAATCGATGAGATGCAGTCTTACGACCACACCTTTTATGCAGAAAAGCTTCGTAAAGCGAAGTTCGATCTTAATGATGAGGAATTAAAACCTTATTTCCCATTAGAACAAGTTCAGGAAGCTGTTTTCGGATTATCAAAACAACTTTTCGGGTTAACTTTTGAAGAGAGAAATGATATTCCAAAGTACCATGAAGATGTAAAAGTTTATGAAGTAAAAGAAGTCTTCGACTCCGCGCAGACTGACAACCAGGAACCATCAACCGGCTACAAAGCTTTGCTTTATGTAGATTACTTCCCGAGAAAGGGCAAAAGAGCCGGAGCCTGGATGACCAGCTATAAAAATCAGTATAAAAAAAATGGTGAAAATTCACGTCCGCATATTTCTATCGTTTGTAATTTCAGTAAACCGACTAAGGACACACCAAGTTTATTGACGTTCCAGGAAGTGACCACTTTGTTCCACGAATTCGGTCATGCTCTTCACGGGATGTTGGCAAATACACAATATCCTACTCTTTCAGGAACTTCTGTAAAATGGGACTTTGTAGAACTGCCTTCTCAGTTCCTGGAAAACTTCTGTTATGAACCGGAATTCTTAAAAACTTTTGCTAAACATTATAAAACAGGAGAAACTCTTCCAGATGAAAAAATCGAGAAAATCGAGCATTCAAAAAACTTCATGGAAGGTTACCAAACATTGAGACAGCTTGGTTTCGGATTACTGGACATGAATTACCATACAAAAGTTGAAGAATTGGAGCATGAGAGCGTAAAAGAGTTTGAAGATAAATACACAAAGGCAACACAACTCTACCCTGTAAATCCTGAAACAGCGATGAGCCCTAGTTTCTCTCATATTTTCCAGGGCGGGTATTCTGCGGGATATTATTCCTACAAATGGGCGGAAGTTCTGGATGCAGATGCCTTCCAGTATTTTAAAGAAAACGGAATCTTCAATCCTGAAATTGCCGCGAAATATAAAATCCTCCTTTCTTCCGGCGGCACCAAAGATCCGATGGAATTGTATAAGAGTTTCAGAGGTAGTGAACCGAAAGTGGAAAGCTTGCTGAAGAGAGCGTTTGGGTAA